CAAATAACATCAGATGTTTTTCCAACGTGAATTGAGACCCACAGAGCTATGTATTCGTTcacataattattgtaaaaagttttcataatttttgtagattgtctttgaaagatattattattgttaatacttttttttctgcctgtgtgtattattaatattggATGTAATTTGTTCCTACTTTTAGCAAGAATTTGTTGCTCTTAAAACGAAGTTGTTCCAAGGAAGGTGTGAACATAACTAAATCATTTTCACCCTCTCATCTTCACTCATATCaaccatgcttcaagcaaGACAAAGTGGAGGTGACGGCGTAACTCTGCTGACCCAACAACTCCGTAGGTACTCTGCTGCGTATGTTAAAATAACTAAAACTGACACTGATCAAGCCAAGCAGATGGttgacaagttcattaaaaatgaaattttgcaaTATATCTGCAGTAACTCTGCTCTGCCTATTAGCAAACCGGAATATACTGGCAGCTTGTACGAGAGACTGAAGACGGAATCTGCGGATGAGGTGGATGTTATGGTGGTGTTGCAGTTTGGGAAAAAAGAGGTCATTCAATGTGATGCTGACATTCCTGGATTTGTCTTACTTAAGGCCACTGAGACCTCTCTTCTGCAGAAGTATATTGATGCAGATGGGTATATAATTCCAGAAAAATTGCGTGCCAAGTGGTTTCGTGGCCTTGTAGACAAGGCTGTAAATGATATTAAAGAGAAATATTCTGGGTCAGAACTAGAGCTGTCTGTACATGATCATGGCCCAGCAGTGCAGGTGGACATAACAGATGTCTCCTGTGGAAAGAAACTGTCAGCTGACCTGGTTCCCACCTTTCAGCTAAGTCCCACTGACTATTTTGTTGCAAAACATTATACAGGAAAGAGCCCTTCTTCTTGTGACTACTCACTCCTTTGGCGACAGTCATTTTCTTTGAAGGAGAAAGCACGATTGCAAGATATGGACAAGGAAGATCAAGGCTGTAGACATGAATTGCTACGAATTGTTAAAACCATAATGAGAGCTGAAACTAACTTTGCCAAACTGACAAGctatcatttgaaaactgttttcttaCACTATAATTCTGATTCAAGATTGCAGTGGAGTCCAGATATGTTGGGAAAGCGATTCATTGAGTACATGGAGATGCTATACGAGGCCCTGGCTCAAAATTGGCTGAGTCATTTTTGGCTGCAGGAATCAGTAAATCTTTTTGATGATATCCCACCGAAAACACTTGAGAACATGGCTAATCGTATGCGCAAGATTTTAGATAATGACAAAGAGAGAAGAAAAGTTCTTAAATGTGAAGGTAAGAGCAACagtgttttaaaagaatttaaacataagaaaaaaaaaacaaaaacaagcaaagatACTGTAcgtaatggtaatggtaatgtaTTTATGTCCTGCACATATCCCTATATGGTTCATGGCGATTATAACAATTCTTTTATATATTGGTATGGGGGTGAGATGGGACCTCAGTTTGTGAAGGGGCCGCTGGAAGCCTCCATCAGTCCATAGTTGATCTCAGCCACCCAACTCATGCTTGCATATGAAGGAGGACagaaggccagaccacaacaccaggaactccgtgccctaatcttttcaaaataatagtgtgtgggttctttaacgtcccacagtgttatttttatgaacaagggttgtgagagcCAGGACCCAGACAATTTAACCAGCAGAAAAGTTCGAGTTGAAGTGTTTGGTTTAAAACAGATGGTTTTAGCTATGGTCTCACTCCTCTTTTTGTGGCTGGTTATTTCTCACTTGTGTACCTAAATAGATGGGCACTGATTTTGAACTAAtaccaatattattattaataataattgtgatattaattaattatttcaaagcAATCACGTTGGACAGTGAATGGCTGGTGTCAATCCACTAGTAATAACAAACACTCTTATGGTAGCTTATAGTTGAATCGAACATAGTTAAGACCCAAATGTCTCTTAAACTTAGGCATAGGCACAAGTCTTATTTTGATgcttaattttttatgaatgACATTGAATGATTTAATGATTATTAATTTGGGGaaaattgataattattttgacaTCTCAGACGACCCAATCTTGTGTCGATTATGTATGTCTCTTCAAGATGGTGGGCTGGTTTTTTGAGAAGGTGCACCTAGTAGATGCAAAATTCAGCTTTGTTTTGCTACAAGTGTTTTGAtgcataataattttaattttactgtCACAGTTGTACATAGTTGTACAGTTTTCCATTGAATTGTTAATTTAGTTTTTGTAACTGAGCagtcaaattgcaaatttactGATGCGGTTGCTGcatattttctttctatttcatGTTATTGACGATGCTGTTTCATTTCCAGATACAGAGCCACTTGTTGCATCTTCAAATGAAAACCAAACTTTGGAAAGCTGCTCTGTTACATCTCCACAGCGTGAGCATTGTCCTTTAAGTCTATCTCTCCTGCAGCTTTTGCGGCAATATCTGGATCGTTTGGGTCCATTGCTTAGTGAGGAGACTAAATGGTGTAAAGATGTAATAGAAAAGTATGTGAAAGAAGGGATTCTAGAATTCTGCTTGAACTCCTCCTCTAGCATTGTGATTAGCACATTTGAATATGGTGGCAGTGTCTATGAAAACCTAAAAACCATCGGCCTGGATGAGAATGATGTTCTTATTTATGTGGTGTTGAAGGCCAAAAAGAATTCTGTTTCTATGGATGTGAACAAAGCTGGGTCTGCTGTCTTCAAGATTACAGAAAGTTCCACTTACAAAGATTTTTCAAACAGTGAGGGCATTTTATTGCCAAAGAAATTCATATCTTGGCTGGTTGAAATGGCAACTGAAGCTGTTCAAGAAATCAGGAGGCAACAAGTTTCGTCTGAAAGCTTATCTTTCAAGGTTTCAAGTACCAGCGCAGGTGCTAAAGTTGTTATCAAGGaagcaaagaaatcactgGCAGTTCAGCTTATTCCTGCATTTCAAATGGACAGTGATGAGTTATTTAGTCCACCATATGAGGGTaacactattattattttgttatcattattattatgacttGAAATTTCTTGGGTTTTTTTCAAGTACCGGTATTTTAGCTTTTGAGTATGcatagtttttgtttgtgctCTTGAGGTCCAAGGTGAGATTATTGATCTACTTCAACCAAAACTGCCAGTAGCCAAAAAGAAGCATCACATTtggatgaaaaagaaaatgatataataataatcttagTTCTTTTGCACATTTTAGACATCAAATTCTCCCCTGACTTGCTTATCTAAGCAGATCTCAGTAATTACTGGATGGAAAGTTTGTGGCATTCCAAATGGCAATATCAATGGAGAAGTAACTACAATTTCTGGCAATGACATCATCATGCAGATAAAATTTATAGCTAAAATACTGCTGAATGGTAACATGGATAAGTCATTGTCTTGGTCCAGATGATGAGCAAGTTAAATTCCCTGGGGATATCCCTTCTCCAAGCTGAGGTTTAACATTGATAGTTGAATAGTAATATTTAAATCCATCTTTCATAGGAGCAGACCATGACAAAGCCTGGGTCAAGTCGTACACCTTTGCACAAAAGGCTTTGCTTAAGGACATGGATAAAGATAATGGTTGTCGTCGTAATTTGTTCAAAGTGGTGAAAACAGTCCTCAAAAGGGAGCCAACATTCTCTCACCTTTCTTCTCTCCATATGAAAATGGCTTTTCTTTGGTATAGCAGTGAAACCAAAGATTTCAGCAATGATAAACTTGCTGAGAGGTTTATAGAATTTATGGAGTTTTTACGAAACAAGCTTCAGGAAAACGTCCTCTATCATTTCTGGATCAAGGATGTTAACCTGctgtctgaaatttcagcaagCACACTTGAGAATATGCATAGGAGGTTGACAAGACTTCTCAACAGTgaacaagaaagaaacaaagtgCTTAGGCTTGAAACACTAGCTAGTTTGCAGTAGGTTATTGCAAATATTGGTGTTATTATGAATGCAGTAAATTTCTTGGTCAGTTTAAAAAACTATAATTTATGCCctaggaaaaaaaagctttttccCTATGACCTTCTTaacttctctttttgtttaatatgACTTTGTAACAGCATAGGGCTTAAGTAAGTTATTACAAATCAAGTGAGCTTTAATTGCAGAATGTCAAATTCTTATTTCTTTTACTTGTATTTTTCCTCAGTCAGTCCTGTGTTTTGGGAGGAGATTACACAGTATTGTAACTTTACAAAATGCAGTATTTTGTGatcaatttgaaataatttatcccTTGCCCaataattcaataataatttttagagatttttaattgaaatgcAAAACTCTCCAGATTTGTCTGGCTACTGGATACTCCAGATTTGATCAGTCAATACCTAAAAATTTTTATCAAATCAAATTGcttgaaattaattaattttgttattgaagCTTCCTCTCAAAGATGCTTAAGAgtataacaaaaatattacctttaCTGGTGCCAACATTTAGTTTGTGTTGGTCTGTACTTTTAAGATTATGACTGGTCCTGTAAATCAATCAAACATCCTTCAAAACAACCAAGGTCACAAATCCATTGAAAGCAAAGACAAAGATCTTGGagatttaataataatatcttTATAAGACACATGTATTTTAGGGTTGTATTTCATGTGTCTCCAACACGTTAAGCTCAATGCCTATTTCCTGTGTTGAACATTGAACTTTCTGTTTTATGATGCTTTTAACATGTTTGATCGACTTTGTGacaacatgaaaaattaatgattgtTCAATTACGAAAAAGAGAAACTGTACACCGTAATGACTAACATGAAACATAGTACAGTTTTTGTTCGTTGTTTTGTGGTtgacaaaactgaacaaaaaccTCTACT
The DNA window shown above is from Acropora palmata chromosome 7, jaAcrPala1.3, whole genome shotgun sequence and carries:
- the LOC141887060 gene encoding uncharacterized protein LOC141887060; protein product: MLQARQSGGDGVTLLTQQLRRYSAAYVKITKTDTDQAKQMVDKFIKNEILQYICSNSALPISKPEYTGSLYERLKTESADEVDVMVVLQFGKKEVIQCDADIPGFVLLKATETSLLQKYIDADGYIIPEKLRAKWFRGLVDKAVNDIKEKYSGSELELSVHDHGPAVQVDITDVSCGKKLSADLVPTFQLSPTDYFVAKHYTGKSPSSCDYSLLWRQSFSLKEKARLQDMDKEDQGCRHELLRIVKTIMRAETNFAKLTSYHLKTVFLHYNSDSRLQWSPDMLGKRFIEYMEMLYEALAQNWLSHFWLQESVNLFDDIPPKTLENMANRMRKILDNDKERRKVLKCEDTEPLVASSNENQTLESCSVTSPQREHCPLSLSLLQLLRQYLDRLGPLLSEETKWCKDVIEKYVKEGILEFCLNSSSSIVISTFEYGGSVYENLKTIGLDENDVLIYVVLKAKKNSVSMDVNKAGSAVFKITESSTYKDFSNSEGILLPKKFISWLVEMATEAVQEIRRQQVSSESLSFKVSSTSAGAKVVIKEAKKSLAVQLIPAFQMDSDELFSPPYEGADHDKAWVKSYTFAQKALLKDMDKDNGCRRNLFKVVKTVLKREPTFSHLSSLHMKMAFLWYSSETKDFSNDKLAERFIEFMEFLRNKLQENVLYHFWIKDVNLLSEISASTLENMHRRLTRLLNSEQERNKVLRLETLASLQ